The following proteins are co-located in the Pedobacter frigiditerrae genome:
- a CDS encoding SPFH domain-containing protein, whose translation MYTEKIIKPPSGYLTLALFLVLLIGGIVALSNEYFFTGAAILTVNFILVLPGLIIVNPNESKVLTLFGKYIGTVKSDGFFWVNPLTSKKKLSLRARNLNGQQLKVNDKMGNPIEIAAVIVWQVNETAKATFAVENYLQYVNIQSEAAVRHLANSFAYDNMEDESAEITLKDGAEKVSILLEQELNERLSRAGIDVIEARISHLAYAQEIASAMLQRQQATAVIAARRLIVEGAVGMVEMALEKLSQKGIVELDEERKAAMVSNLLVVLCGDRHVQPVVNTGTLYN comes from the coding sequence ATGTATACAGAAAAAATCATCAAACCACCTTCAGGTTATTTAACCTTGGCTTTGTTTTTAGTATTATTGATTGGTGGCATCGTAGCCCTCTCAAACGAGTATTTTTTTACTGGCGCAGCAATCCTGACAGTAAATTTCATTTTGGTGTTACCAGGATTAATTATTGTGAACCCAAATGAATCTAAAGTGCTAACTCTTTTTGGAAAATACATTGGAACCGTTAAATCTGATGGGTTTTTCTGGGTAAATCCATTAACTAGCAAAAAGAAATTATCATTAAGAGCCCGCAACTTAAACGGACAGCAATTAAAGGTAAACGACAAAATGGGTAATCCGATTGAGATTGCTGCTGTAATTGTTTGGCAAGTTAATGAAACCGCTAAAGCAACTTTTGCGGTAGAAAATTATTTACAATACGTTAATATACAGAGTGAAGCAGCAGTTAGGCATTTAGCGAATAGTTTCGCTTATGATAATATGGAAGATGAAAGTGCTGAAATCACCTTGAAAGATGGCGCAGAAAAGGTAAGCATTTTATTAGAGCAAGAATTGAATGAACGCTTATCTAGAGCTGGAATTGATGTAATTGAAGCTCGTATTTCTCACTTGGCTTATGCACAAGAAATTGCTAGCGCCATGTTGCAACGTCAGCAAGCTACTGCGGTTATTGCCGCTAGAAGGTTAATTGTTGAAGGTGCTGTTGGTATGGTAGAAATGGCTTTAGAAAAACTTTCACAAAAAGGAATTGTAGAGCTTGATGAAGAACGCAAAGCTGCAATGGTTAGCAATCTTTTGGTGGTTTTATGTGGAGATAGACACGTTCAACCTGTTGTAAATACTGGCACATTATACAACTAA
- a CDS encoding acetyl-CoA C-acyltransferase, with amino-acid sequence MREVVIVAAVRTPVGSFGGSLAGFSATQLGGFAIKAAVEKAGLKPADIQEVYMGNVLSANLGQAPATQAAKFAGLPDLPATTINKVCASGTKAIMLAAQSIALGNNEIVIAGGMESMSNVPYYLDKARNGYRLGHGQITDGLVKDGLWDVYNDYHMGSAAELCAETCNITREDQDNFAIESYKRAQAAQAGGKFAEEIAPIEIKDRKGEITLFSNDEEPAAVKFDKIPGLKPVFKKEGTVTAANASTLNDGAAALVLMSAEKAKEMGIKPLAKILAYADAQQAPEWFTTAPSKAIPLALSKANLKTTDVDFFEINEAFSVVSLANNKELDLNPAKVNVNGGAVAIGHPLGASGARIVVTLLSVLAQNNGKIGVAGICNGGGGASAIVIENLR; translated from the coding sequence ATGAGAGAAGTAGTAATTGTTGCTGCCGTAAGAACGCCTGTTGGTAGTTTCGGTGGTTCATTAGCTGGATTTTCGGCTACTCAATTAGGTGGCTTTGCCATCAAAGCAGCTGTAGAAAAAGCAGGTTTAAAACCCGCAGACATACAAGAAGTTTACATGGGCAATGTGCTTTCTGCAAACCTTGGTCAAGCACCAGCAACACAAGCCGCTAAATTTGCAGGCCTACCAGATTTACCAGCAACAACCATCAATAAAGTTTGTGCCTCAGGAACTAAAGCTATCATGTTAGCTGCACAAAGCATCGCCCTTGGCAACAATGAAATAGTAATTGCAGGTGGAATGGAAAGTATGAGCAATGTTCCTTATTATTTAGATAAGGCTAGAAACGGTTATCGTTTAGGTCACGGTCAAATTACTGATGGCTTGGTAAAAGATGGCTTATGGGATGTTTACAACGATTATCACATGGGTTCTGCAGCAGAATTATGTGCTGAAACTTGCAACATTACTCGTGAAGACCAAGATAACTTCGCCATTGAATCTTACAAAAGAGCGCAAGCAGCACAAGCTGGAGGCAAATTTGCGGAAGAAATAGCTCCTATAGAAATAAAAGACAGAAAAGGAGAAATCACTTTATTTAGTAATGATGAAGAACCTGCTGCTGTAAAATTTGATAAAATACCAGGACTTAAACCAGTTTTTAAAAAGGAAGGCACTGTTACAGCCGCCAATGCATCAACCTTAAATGATGGAGCCGCAGCTTTAGTGTTAATGAGTGCAGAAAAAGCAAAAGAAATGGGCATTAAACCACTAGCTAAAATTTTAGCGTATGCCGATGCACAACAAGCTCCAGAATGGTTTACCACAGCTCCATCAAAGGCAATTCCATTAGCTTTAAGTAAAGCGAATTTAAAAACTACAGATGTAGATTTCTTTGAAATAAACGAAGCATTTTCTGTTGTTTCATTGGCAAACAACAAAGAATTAGACTTAAACCCAGCCAAAGTGAATGTAAATGGAGGCGCAGTTGCCATTGGTCATCCACTAGGTGCATCTGGAGCGAGAATTGTTGTCACCTTACTTTCTGTTTTAGCACAAAACAACGGCAAAATTGGTGTTGCCGGAATTTGTAACGGTGGTGGTGGTGCAAGTGCAATAGTTATAGAAAATCTACGTTAA
- a CDS encoding HDIG domain-containing metalloprotein: MVVCVFVITLYLPKQPRFRYEFEKGKVWDNKDLISPFSFAILKTTSQVATDKKEALNNVLPIYKYDVEVFKAQGEAFLNEFDVKWKSNAFAENEKEVNKQNAYKMLQSVYKRGIIELTVKHQNDGKHYDFSLLDNNISTKSNSQDVFTTESALNFFKSNFKSINDRVNDVVIDLVESHLKPNIIFDEGLTLVVQDNTINSLSTTKGMVQKGELIVAKGSTVDDEVFQKLLSFKEAYEAQTKTIGDNKLVYLGQVFLVGFIITLLMVFLFLFRKDIFADNRQLLLLLLVITSMLLALTWAIKLDLNSLYYIPFCIVPIIIRILFDTRLALNLHLLVILIAGFFVPSSFEFVFYQTTAGMVAIYSIKNLIKREQLLISASFILASYFVSFVGISLLRNGSFEQIEWIHFLPFVFSVLLSLLAYPLIYAFERVFGITSDVALIELTNTNNKLLRELAFKAPGTFQHSLQVANLAEAAIFKIGGNSLLVRAGALYHDIGKMENPQYFIENQNTAVSPHDKLPYEQSAQIIIKHVHKGIEITRKHKLPENVIDFIRTHHGNTRVDYFYQSFLKNSPEKFVDENIFRYPGPIPFSKETGVLMLADSVEAASRSLKNPDAQSINDLVERIINYKLEQDQLDNCDLTLKDLETIKLIFKTMLMSIYHVRIDYLQTT; the protein is encoded by the coding sequence ATGGTAGTTTGTGTTTTTGTAATCACGCTTTATTTACCTAAACAACCTCGATTTAGATATGAATTTGAAAAAGGAAAAGTTTGGGATAACAAGGATTTAATATCTCCATTTAGTTTTGCAATTTTAAAAACCACCAGTCAAGTAGCTACAGATAAAAAAGAGGCATTAAATAATGTTTTGCCAATTTATAAGTATGATGTTGAAGTGTTTAAGGCACAAGGCGAAGCATTTTTGAATGAGTTTGATGTAAAGTGGAAGTCTAATGCTTTTGCAGAAAACGAAAAAGAAGTAAATAAGCAAAATGCATACAAAATGCTTCAATCAGTATACAAAAGAGGCATTATCGAATTAACTGTAAAACATCAAAATGATGGGAAACATTACGATTTTTCATTGTTAGACAATAATATTTCTACAAAATCGAACTCTCAAGATGTTTTTACAACAGAAAGTGCGCTAAATTTTTTCAAATCTAACTTTAAGTCTATTAATGATAGAGTTAATGATGTTGTTATTGACCTAGTTGAAAGTCATTTAAAGCCAAATATTATTTTTGATGAAGGTTTGACCTTGGTTGTTCAGGATAATACAATAAATAGTTTGTCTACCACCAAAGGGATGGTCCAAAAAGGAGAACTAATTGTTGCCAAAGGGAGTACAGTAGATGATGAGGTATTTCAAAAGCTATTATCATTTAAAGAGGCTTATGAAGCTCAAACAAAAACCATAGGTGACAATAAGCTCGTTTACCTTGGGCAAGTCTTTTTAGTTGGTTTTATCATTACACTTTTGATGGTTTTCCTTTTTCTTTTCAGGAAAGATATTTTTGCAGATAACAGACAGCTTTTATTGCTTTTATTGGTAATAACTTCTATGTTATTGGCACTAACATGGGCCATTAAATTGGATTTAAATAGCTTGTATTACATCCCATTCTGTATAGTGCCAATCATCATCAGGATATTATTTGATACTCGTCTTGCTTTAAACCTTCACCTGTTGGTTATTTTAATAGCTGGATTTTTTGTGCCAAGTAGTTTTGAGTTTGTTTTTTATCAAACTACTGCTGGTATGGTGGCAATTTACAGCATCAAAAATCTAATTAAAAGAGAGCAACTGCTGATATCTGCTTCATTTATTTTGGCATCATACTTTGTTTCATTTGTTGGTATTTCTTTGCTAAGAAATGGCTCGTTTGAGCAGATAGAATGGATTCATTTTTTACCTTTTGTTTTTAGTGTATTGCTTTCGTTGTTGGCATATCCCTTAATTTATGCTTTTGAAAGGGTATTTGGAATTACCTCTGATGTAGCTTTAATAGAGTTGACAAACACAAATAATAAATTGCTTCGAGAACTGGCATTTAAAGCTCCTGGAACGTTTCAACATTCATTGCAAGTTGCAAACCTTGCCGAAGCTGCTATTTTTAAAATAGGAGGAAATTCTTTGCTAGTTAGGGCAGGAGCACTTTACCATGATATTGGTAAAATGGAAAATCCTCAATATTTTATCGAAAATCAAAATACAGCTGTTAGTCCACATGATAAGTTGCCGTATGAGCAAAGTGCACAGATAATTATTAAACACGTTCATAAAGGCATAGAAATTACTAGAAAGCATAAATTGCCAGAAAATGTAATTGATTTTATTAGAACGCACCATGGTAACACAAGGGTGGATTATTTTTATCAATCATTTTTGAAAAATTCTCCAGAAAAGTTCGTCGACGAAAATATTTTCCGTTATCCTGGACCAATTCCTTTTTCTAAGGAAACTGGTGTTTTAATGTTGGCAGATTCTGTTGAAGCAGCATCAAGAAGTCTCAAAAATCCAGACGCTCAAAGTATAAATGACTTGGTTGAAAGGATAATTAACTACAAATTGGAACAAGACCAGTTAGATAATTGCGATTTAACGTTAAAAGATTTAGAAACTATAAAGCTGATATTCAAGACAATGCTGATGAGCATCTATCATGTACGAATAGATTATTTACAAACTACGTAA
- a CDS encoding Arc family DNA binding domain-containing protein, which produces MSEKDKKAFVLRINPALLKEIEQWAANEFRSTNGQIEYLLSEAIKAKKKSKSKKSDTED; this is translated from the coding sequence ATGTCAGAGAAAGATAAAAAAGCCTTTGTGTTGAGAATAAACCCAGCTTTACTTAAAGAAATAGAGCAATGGGCCGCTAATGAATTCCGTAGTACAAACGGACAGATTGAATATTTATTAAGTGAGGCTATTAAGGCGAAGAAAAAATCAAAATCCAAAAAATCAGATACTGAAGATTAA
- a CDS encoding peptide MFS transporter: MASETISLSQDEALDLHLEKSGVEKQKLLNHPVGLFVLFLTEMWERFSYYGMRALLTLFLVSEISKGGWHWTDAEALRLYGWYTGLVYFTPIIGGLIADRLTGYRKAVIIGGLIMTLGHASMAMEGLSNIFFYLGLLLMITGNGMFKPNISSIVGQLYPPISDKKDSAYAIFYMGINSGAFLGILMCGYVGETQGWHWGFGLAGIFMLFGTIQFYFAQKIFGILGQKIDKAEIVVPKTEDLPKEEAAGIITKQRLWVIGVFSLFTIFFWMVFEQAGGSMTLFAKNYTLRDLTGSAGTAFRWVDSILTIFPLIAVTVVLVALGKRIFKKYPATIIFTALSFIIIWCLGIWKVQNVFSAEKTEVPASWFGILNSFFIVLLAPFFSKIWESKFNPSGPVKFAIGLIFLGVGFAGLAYGGMDIASGAKVAQVSMFWLVFAYFFHTVGELCVSPVGLSYVSKLAPAKLVGLMFGVWFVCTFIGNLLAGLSGSLITSISNTYSISTFFLIFTAIPVVAGLGMLALSPKLRKWMHGVH; encoded by the coding sequence ATGGCATCTGAAACTATTAGCCTAAGCCAAGACGAGGCACTCGATTTACACCTAGAGAAAAGTGGCGTAGAAAAACAAAAACTACTCAATCATCCAGTTGGATTATTCGTTCTTTTCCTAACCGAAATGTGGGAAAGATTTAGCTACTATGGAATGAGAGCCCTACTAACACTATTTTTAGTAAGTGAAATTAGTAAAGGCGGATGGCATTGGACAGATGCTGAAGCTTTGAGGCTTTATGGATGGTACACAGGTCTAGTATATTTCACACCAATCATTGGTGGTTTAATTGCTGACCGTTTAACGGGTTATCGCAAAGCTGTAATCATCGGCGGATTAATTATGACATTAGGCCATGCATCTATGGCAATGGAAGGTTTATCTAATATTTTCTTCTACCTCGGACTATTACTTATGATTACTGGAAACGGAATGTTCAAGCCTAATATTTCTTCAATTGTCGGGCAATTATACCCTCCAATTAGCGACAAGAAAGACTCTGCATATGCCATTTTTTATATGGGCATAAATTCTGGTGCTTTCCTTGGAATATTAATGTGTGGATATGTAGGTGAAACACAAGGCTGGCATTGGGGATTTGGTTTAGCTGGAATTTTTATGCTTTTTGGAACCATTCAATTCTATTTTGCTCAAAAAATATTTGGAATACTAGGTCAAAAGATTGATAAAGCTGAAATTGTTGTACCTAAAACTGAAGATCTCCCAAAAGAAGAAGCAGCTGGTATTATTACCAAACAAAGACTTTGGGTAATAGGTGTATTTTCATTGTTCACTATTTTCTTTTGGATGGTTTTCGAACAAGCTGGGGGTTCAATGACCTTATTCGCAAAAAATTATACGCTAAGAGATTTAACAGGATCCGCGGGGACAGCTTTTAGATGGGTCGACTCAATCTTGACAATTTTTCCATTAATTGCGGTGACTGTTGTTCTAGTTGCGCTCGGAAAACGAATATTTAAGAAATATCCAGCGACAATAATTTTCACAGCACTAAGTTTCATAATCATTTGGTGTTTAGGAATTTGGAAAGTACAAAATGTGTTTTCGGCCGAAAAGACGGAAGTACCAGCATCATGGTTCGGAATACTAAACTCTTTCTTTATTGTTTTATTAGCACCATTTTTTTCCAAAATATGGGAAAGTAAATTTAATCCTAGCGGACCTGTAAAGTTTGCAATTGGATTAATCTTCTTGGGAGTTGGTTTTGCAGGACTTGCTTATGGAGGAATGGATATTGCTTCAGGTGCTAAAGTTGCTCAAGTTAGTATGTTTTGGTTAGTCTTCGCTTATTTCTTTCACACTGTTGGCGAATTGTGCGTTTCACCAGTTGGGCTATCTTACGTAAGTAAATTAGCTCCTGCAAAATTGGTTGGTTTAATGTTTGGTGTTTGGTTTGTTTGCACCTTTATCGGGAATTTATTAGCAGGTTTATCAGGTAGTTTAATTACTTCAATTAGCAATACCTATTCTATATCTACTTTCTTTTTAATTTTTACGGCAATTCCTGTTGTAGCAGGTTTAGGTATGCTTGCTCTATCACCAAAATTGCGTAAATGGATGCATGGCGTTCATTAA